The following DNA comes from Bacillota bacterium.
ATACATGACACATCTGGGGTCACTGCAATGCCTTAACCCAAAGGTATGACCAAGTTCATGAACAGCTTCTTTTTTTACCCGCTCAAGAAATAGCCTTTCTCCACCTGGACGGTTTGTGCCAGCTCGCAACCGACTTAAGGAGATTACTCCGCAGCAGCCACCCAGCGTAGCCTGCCCAAAAACAAAATTGAGCCCTTTCGAGAAAATATCTTCATCTATCACGCCAAGAGTTTTTACCGAATCGTGAGATCTGATCTGGCTTATAATCGCCAATAAATCGCCCGCATTATATTGGCCGCGTGCTTGATCAAATATCCTCCTTGGTACAGGAACAAATTGCGAGACCCTTGAAGGCAACTTAAACTTTTCTTCGATAACTTTTGAAATATAACGTAGCAGTTCCTGGTTGATCTTGCCGAAAGGTATCACCTCGATATAGCTATCCTTGACTTTGCTATCATCCTTCAATTCGGTGGCCTCCTAGTTCCTTAAATACAGCGCCATGATTTTTAGCTAATAAACATTCTTGCTACTGATAAATAACATGTGTAGAGACTTTTAATGAATACAACTATGATGCCGCACTACGATAGCGGCTTAATATTTCAATAACTTCAGAGTCTGTCACCTGGTCGAAAACCTCATAGAATTGACCAACGGCGAAAAACAACTCATGAACCTCAAGGCAAATGAGCTCGTCGACTTCCTGTGCAAGCCGAGCGCAAGTGTCGGATGGTGCAACTGGAACAGCTAAAACAATTTTTTTAGGGTTCTGGCGCTT
Coding sequences within:
- a CDS encoding archaemetzincin family Zn-dependent metalloprotease, whose amino-acid sequence is MKDDSKVKDSYIEVIPFGKINQELLRYISKVIEEKFKLPSRVSQFVPVPRRIFDQARGQYNAGDLLAIISQIRSHDSVKTLGVIDEDIFSKGLNFVFGQATLGGCCGVISLSRLRAGTNRPGGERLFLERVKKEAVHELGHTFGLRHCSDPRCVMYFSSGLADTDRKSADFCEKCGRPMHLLRD